In Aureibaculum algae, the following are encoded in one genomic region:
- a CDS encoding nucleotide exchange factor GrpE has translation MSTEENTNQEEIQDTENVQDGQTEVNGEEVNDTAEPTTEDLIQKEKDKYLRLFAEFENYKKRTSRERLELFKTANQDLMTVLIPVLDDFERALTHAEDDKEAEELRKGVLLIYQKLLKTLEQKGLTKVEVKQGDKFDAEIHEAITQIPAPSKKLKGKVIDVTEKGYKLGDKIIRYPKVVIGQ, from the coding sequence ATGAGTACAGAAGAAAATACAAATCAAGAAGAGATTCAAGATACAGAAAATGTTCAAGATGGTCAGACAGAAGTTAATGGAGAAGAAGTGAATGATACTGCCGAACCGACTACTGAAGATTTAATTCAAAAGGAAAAAGACAAGTATTTACGCTTATTTGCTGAGTTTGAAAATTATAAAAAAAGAACTTCAAGGGAGAGATTAGAGTTATTTAAAACTGCAAATCAGGACTTAATGACTGTTTTAATACCAGTTTTAGACGATTTTGAGCGTGCATTAACGCATGCAGAAGACGATAAAGAGGCAGAAGAATTACGTAAAGGTGTGTTGTTAATTTATCAGAAACTTCTAAAAACATTAGAGCAAAAGGGGTTGACTAAGGTAGAGGTGAAGCAAGGAGATAAATTTGATGCTGAAATACATGAAGCTATTACTCAAATACCTGCTCCATCAAAAAAATTAAAAGGAAAGGTTATTGACGTAACAGAAAAAGGATATAAGTTGGGCGATAAAATTATTCGTTATCCAAAAGTAGTTATTGGTCAATAA
- the murA gene encoding UDP-N-acetylglucosamine 1-carboxyvinyltransferase, producing MGTFKIEGGHKLKGSITPQGAKNEALQILCAVLLTPEKVVISNIPDIVDVNKLINLLENFGVKIQKNGQGSYTFQADDVNLEYLESERFKVDGSGLRGSIMIVGPLLARFGKGYIPKPGGDKIGRRRLDTHFEGFMKLGAKFRFNKEDHFYGVEAKTLKGAYMLLDEASVTGTANIVMAAVLAEGKTTIYNAACEPYLQQLCKMLNRMGAKITGVGSNMLHIEGVKELGGTSHRMLPDMIEIGSWIGLAAMTKSELTIKGVSWDDLGVIPSVFRKLGITVERQGDDIHIPEHKDGYNVQSFIDGSILTISDAPWPGFTPDLLSIILVVATQANGSLLIHQKMFESRLFFVDKLIDMGAKIILCDPHRATVIGHDFKSDLQATTMTSPDIRAGVSLLIAALSAKGTSTIHNIEQIDRGYERIDERLQAIGAKIIRVD from the coding sequence TTGTAATTTCAAATATTCCAGATATTGTAGATGTAAACAAGCTTATTAATCTATTAGAGAATTTTGGTGTAAAAATTCAAAAAAATGGTCAAGGATCCTATACTTTTCAAGCAGATGATGTTAATTTAGAATATTTAGAGTCAGAAAGGTTTAAGGTAGATGGTAGTGGTTTACGTGGGTCAATTATGATTGTGGGGCCTTTGTTAGCACGTTTTGGAAAAGGGTATATTCCTAAACCGGGAGGAGATAAAATAGGAAGAAGACGTTTAGATACACATTTTGAGGGCTTTATGAAGTTAGGAGCTAAGTTCCGCTTTAATAAAGAAGATCATTTTTATGGTGTAGAGGCTAAAACTCTGAAAGGAGCTTATATGTTACTAGATGAAGCTTCTGTTACAGGTACAGCAAACATTGTAATGGCAGCGGTATTGGCCGAAGGAAAAACGACCATATATAATGCTGCTTGTGAACCGTACTTACAGCAATTATGTAAAATGTTGAATAGAATGGGAGCCAAAATTACGGGGGTAGGTTCTAACATGTTGCATATAGAAGGGGTTAAAGAATTAGGTGGTACATCACACAGAATGTTGCCTGATATGATTGAAATTGGAAGTTGGATTGGCTTGGCAGCAATGACAAAAAGTGAATTAACAATTAAAGGTGTCAGTTGGGATGATTTAGGAGTCATACCAAGCGTTTTTAGAAAATTAGGAATTACAGTAGAACGTCAAGGTGATGATATTCATATACCAGAACATAAGGATGGATATAATGTTCAGAGCTTTATAGATGGTTCTATACTTACCATATCTGATGCTCCATGGCCTGGATTTACGCCAGATTTATTGAGTATTATTTTGGTTGTGGCAACACAAGCAAATGGAAGTTTATTAATTCATCAAAAAATGTTCGAAAGTCGTTTGTTTTTCGTTGATAAATTGATAGATATGGGAGCTAAAATTATTTTATGTGACCCACATAGAGCCACTGTAATTGGTCATGATTTTAAATCTGACTTACAAGCTACAACGATGACTTCACCGGATATTAGAGCAGGGGTTTCTTTGCTGATTGCAGCACTATCTGCTAAGGGAACTTCAACAATTCATAATATAGAGCAAATAGATAGAGGGTACGAACGTATAGATGAACGTTTGCAAGCTATTGGAGCTAAAATTATAAGAGTAGATTAA